One Corynebacterium tuberculostearicum DNA window includes the following coding sequences:
- a CDS encoding metal ABC transporter ATP-binding protein, with product MLRATHLTVGYPRTPLLADATFALTPATITGLVGANGSGKSTLVRTLVGLLPPLHCESLTFDGTNLAHFRHRLGYMPQHADIDWDFPATAFDVALMGRTAGLRWWQWPSRVDKRAAHDALARTGMQEHSHLPISALSGGQRQRVLLARTLVSDPELIVLDEPFAGVDAASQRAIMDVLRQLRADGATILLVHHNLAEVADFCDEVLMVGQGHLIAAGPTGQVLTESAIADMFCLPS from the coding sequence ATGCTGCGCGCCACCCACCTCACCGTAGGCTATCCGCGCACGCCCCTGCTTGCCGACGCCACCTTTGCCCTCACTCCCGCCACCATCACCGGCCTCGTGGGCGCCAACGGCTCCGGCAAGTCCACCCTTGTGCGCACCTTGGTGGGCTTGCTTCCACCGCTTCACTGCGAATCGCTCACCTTTGATGGCACCAACCTTGCCCATTTCCGCCACCGGCTCGGTTACATGCCGCAGCACGCGGATATCGATTGGGATTTTCCGGCCACGGCCTTCGACGTCGCGCTTATGGGCCGCACCGCCGGCCTGCGCTGGTGGCAGTGGCCGAGCCGCGTCGATAAGCGCGCCGCTCACGACGCACTCGCCCGCACCGGAATGCAAGAGCACTCGCACCTGCCCATTTCGGCCCTGTCCGGCGGCCAGCGCCAGCGCGTCTTGCTCGCCCGCACGCTCGTGAGCGATCCCGAACTCATTGTCTTGGATGAGCCCTTCGCTGGGGTCGACGCCGCAAGCCAGCGCGCCATCATGGACGTGCTCCGGCAACTGCGCGCCGATGGCGCCACCATCCTGCTGGTCCACCACAACCTGGCAGAAGTCGCCGATTTCTGTGATGAGGTCCTCATGGTGGGCCAAGGCCACCTCATCGCCGCCGGCCCCACCGGCCAGGTACTGACCGAATCCGCCATCGCCGACATGTTCTGCTTGCCGTCATGA
- a CDS encoding metal ABC transporter substrate-binding protein translates to MQKTTALPLAVLLAATTLTACSSGDDNHGDSLKIFATTGYLADAAASLAPEADITTMVGPGGDPHTYQPTTHDIEAMKDADLVLWNGLHLEAQMVDQLKSLGDKQLAVGDQLDEQDLLPWPEQGKGGEQLYDPHIWNSPKLWSQAVESIGDKLGDIDSEHAADYSTAADNYESQIAAAQDKAKKELAAAKPRVLITGHDAFNYFGKTFDFDIHATDFVTTEATKSATEISELADTIADKKVPVIFKDNQANPQAITSLQQAVESRGWKVTVSDEELFADTLGPDAPTDTYLGAFEHNAHTVAKALS, encoded by the coding sequence TTGCAGAAAACCACCGCACTTCCCCTCGCCGTACTGCTCGCCGCTACTACGCTAACGGCCTGCTCAAGCGGCGATGACAACCACGGAGATAGCCTAAAAATCTTCGCCACCACCGGCTACTTGGCCGATGCCGCAGCCAGCCTCGCCCCCGAAGCCGATATCACCACCATGGTCGGCCCCGGCGGTGATCCGCACACCTACCAGCCCACCACGCACGATATTGAGGCTATGAAGGACGCCGACCTCGTACTTTGGAATGGCCTCCACCTCGAGGCCCAGATGGTGGACCAGCTCAAGTCCCTGGGAGACAAGCAGCTCGCGGTGGGCGATCAGCTCGATGAACAAGATCTCCTGCCCTGGCCGGAACAAGGAAAGGGCGGCGAGCAACTCTATGATCCGCATATCTGGAATAGCCCCAAGCTGTGGAGCCAGGCTGTCGAGAGCATCGGCGACAAACTTGGCGATATCGACTCCGAGCACGCCGCGGACTACTCCACTGCCGCCGATAACTACGAAAGCCAGATCGCCGCCGCACAGGACAAGGCTAAGAAGGAACTCGCTGCTGCGAAGCCCCGCGTGCTCATCACCGGCCATGATGCTTTCAACTACTTTGGCAAGACCTTCGACTTTGACATTCACGCCACCGATTTCGTCACCACCGAGGCAACAAAATCCGCCACCGAGATCTCCGAGCTGGCCGATACCATCGCCGATAAAAAGGTCCCCGTCATCTTCAAGGACAATCAAGCCAACCCACAGGCCATCACCTCGCTGCAGCAGGCCGTGGAGTCCCGCGGCTGGAAGGTTACCGTCTCGGACGAGGAGCTCTTCGCCGATACCCTCGGACCCGACGCACCCACCGATACCTACCTTGGGGCTTTCGAGCACAACGCACACACCGTGGCAAAGGCCTTAAGCTAA
- a CDS encoding metal ABC transporter permease, producing MNPLELFQDFTYSQALWGTVLIGACAGALGPLVYVRRTSLLADAISHSSLPGLLVAFIVATALGWDGRNIWLLSAGAILTGTLAVGCIHLIPRLAPLGSTTAMAATLTTFFSIGMLLMQHISRQPLPGKAGIQDYLLGNASTLTRADVSSALVIGGGVLLILSSVHTRQATVAFDAPFARVAGIRTTALNALSFLSLTAVTVIGVKVVGVVLMVAVVISPAAAARPWVHRLLPFIALAGFLGALTAAVGCYLSIAFGPLPTGPIIVLVQAATVAFSLVTRKLRP from the coding sequence ATGAACCCACTAGAGCTCTTTCAAGACTTCACCTATAGCCAGGCGCTGTGGGGCACCGTGCTCATCGGAGCCTGTGCCGGTGCACTCGGCCCGCTAGTCTATGTGCGCCGCACCAGCCTGCTCGCTGATGCCATTTCGCATTCCTCCCTGCCTGGCCTGCTGGTCGCCTTCATCGTGGCCACGGCCTTAGGGTGGGACGGCCGCAATATCTGGCTGCTGTCTGCCGGCGCCATCCTCACCGGCACCCTGGCCGTCGGCTGCATTCACCTAATTCCGCGGTTGGCCCCGCTCGGCTCAACCACCGCGATGGCCGCTACGCTTACCACATTCTTCTCCATCGGCATGCTGCTCATGCAGCATATTTCCCGCCAGCCCTTGCCCGGCAAGGCCGGCATCCAGGACTACCTGTTGGGAAACGCGTCCACGCTCACGCGCGCCGATGTGAGTTCTGCGCTCGTCATTGGCGGCGGCGTCTTGCTAATTCTTTCTTCGGTACACACTCGGCAAGCCACCGTCGCCTTTGACGCCCCCTTTGCCCGCGTAGCCGGCATTCGCACCACGGCCTTAAATGCCCTCAGCTTCCTCTCCTTAACTGCCGTCACGGTTATAGGCGTCAAGGTGGTCGGCGTGGTCCTCATGGTGGCCGTAGTCATCAGCCCGGCCGCGGCCGCCCGCCCCTGGGTTCACCGCCTGCTTCCCTTCATTGCACTAGCCGGCTTCCTAGGCGCGCTTACTGCCGCCGTGGGTTGCTACCTTTCCATCGCCTTTGGCCCGCTGCCTACCGGCCCCATCATCGTGCTGGTGCAAGCCGCCACCGTAGCGTTCAGCCTCGTCACCAGAAAGCTTCGACCATGA